The genomic interval GGAGGTGGTGCGTTATAGCAGTAAATGCTGAGGCGACAGCTGTTGTTCCCCCCTTTGAAAAAGGGGGGCTAGGGGGGATTTCCCTTCACAATCATATCTATCACTTCCAGCACCGCATCCGTCTCCAATAGCACCTGCCGATTATCAAATCGCAATACGCGCAATCCTAACTCCGCCAGCGCGTCATCGCGCGCTTGGTCTTTGGCCTGATGTTCCTCTTCAAAATGTTGGCTACCGTCAAGCTCGATCACTAGTTTTGCAGCCGGGCAATAAAAATCCACAATGAATGCGAGCAACGGTTTTTGCCGGTAGAACTGCACGCCTTGTATTTGCTTGCGTCGGAGACGATGCCACAGAACTTGCTCGGCATCCGTCATGTTGGTTCTGAGCGCGCGCGAGTTTTCCTTGAGTTTTGGGTTGTAGCGTTCCATTAAATCCCCCTCGATCCCCCTTTTTCAAAGGGGGAGGTCAGTGCGTTAAATACCGAGGCGACACGCAGTTGTTTCCCCACTTTGAAAAAGGGGGGCCAGGGGGGATTTGCAAGCCTAGCCCCCCGCCCTTTTGACGACCCAGCCCTGCTTCTTGAGCGCCTCGATCACGCGCTCGCAGTGATCGCCCTGGATTTCGATCACGCCGTCCTTCACCGTCCCGCCCGAGCCGCACGCCGTCTTGATCTGCTTGCCCAGTTGCGCGAGGGCCGGCGCGTCCAGCGCAAGGCCCTTGACCAGGGTGACGCCCTTGCCCTTGCGGCCCTTGGTCTCCCTGGAGACGCGCACGATGCCGTCGGACGCAGGGGTGGCCGTATTCTTGCTGCAGACGCACTCGGCAACGGGTTTGCGGCACGCCGGGCACATTCTGCCGTGCTCGGTGGAATAGACCAGCCCGCCGTTTGTTTTAGTATTTTTCATGACTGTTCCAGTGTGGCCTTTACACGTGCTTCAGGCTTTCGTATATCTCCATCACGCGCGGCAGCGCTCGGTGCAGAGCGGCCACCACGGCCGGGTCGAAGTGCTTGCCGCTGTCATTGTCGATGGTCTCCAGCGCTTTGGCCATCGGCCACGCTTCCTTGTAGGGGCGCTTCGAGGTGAGGGCATCCAGCACGTCGGCCACGGCGATGATGCGGGCCGAAAGCGGAATGGCGTCGCCCTTGAGGCCGGCGGGATAGCCGCTGCCGTCGAACTTCTCGTGGTGGCCTTCGGCGATCTCGATGCCAGTGCGGAAGATGCTGTGGCCGAGGGCCTTCATCTGTTCCTCGCTGCGGCGCAATACCTGTCCGCCGATGACCGGGTGACGTTCCATTTCGGTACGTTCTTCGGGGTCCAGGCGGCCCGGCTTGAGCAGGATGCCGTCACGGATGCCGACCTTGCCGATGTCGTGCATGGGGGCGAAG from Sulfurimicrobium lacus carries:
- a CDS encoding endonuclease domain-containing protein codes for the protein MERYNPKLKENSRALRTNMTDAEQVLWHRLRRKQIQGVQFYRQKPLLAFIVDFYCPAAKLVIELDGSQHFEEEHQAKDQARDDALAELGLRVLRFDNRQVLLETDAVLEVIDMIVKGNPP
- a CDS encoding translation initiation factor Sui1 encodes the protein MKNTKTNGGLVYSTEHGRMCPACRKPVAECVCSKNTATPASDGIVRVSRETKGRKGKGVTLVKGLALDAPALAQLGKQIKTACGSGGTVKDGVIEIQGDHCERVIEALKKQGWVVKRAGG